The sequence GAGCGCGTTCAACCCCGAGGTGGTCGTGCTGGGCGGCGGCGTCGGCCACAGGCTCGGACCTTACCTCGGAGAGATTCGACGTGTCGTTGATGCCACGGCCCAGCCCCAGTCCGCTCCCGTGGTGAGGGTCACATGCGCCAAGCTCGGCGACGACGCAGGTGTGATCGGCGCTGCAAGGCTGGCCATGGAAGCTTTCGGACCGGGCGTGAGGGCGTCGCACCATGAGGCACACTGATGCGCTGATGTGCTGGCTGCAGGCGGTGGACGCGACGGACGCCTGCGGCGATCCCGGCTACACGGTGAACGCCGCGGCATGAGAAAGGGATTTCCTGTTGTGGCCGTCCACGCAATACGAGACGCCGGTGCGCAGGACAGGAGGCAGAAATGATGGGTGCAATCACGTATTTTCGAAGGATCGAGGAGATCATGGACGAGATCCGAGTCAGTGAGTTGCGCAACATCCAGAAGGCGGCCGAGCTCATGGCAGGTTCCATAAGAAGCGGCCACCTGGTGCACCTCTTCGGGAGCGGTCACTCCGTGATCCCTGTCATGGACGTGTTCCCACGCTATGGCAGTTTCGTCGGATTCCATCCGTTGCTCGACCCTAGACTGATGTGGTGTAACGTCGTTGGCCCGGGCGGCGCCCGGGAGCTCCTCTGGCTCGAGCGCCAGGAGGGTTACGTCGCCACGTTCCTTCAGAGCTTTGAGCTTCGTCCGCAGGACACTATGTGCGTGTTCTCTCACGGCGGGCTCAACGCTGCGCCTGTCGAGGCGGCGCTGTACGCACGGGAGAGGGGTCTCCCTGTGGTAGCAGTGGTGTCCGGCGACAACCACAGAAAGGCGAAGCCCACCCACTCGAGCGGCAAGAAACTCGGCGACGTTGCCGACGTGATGATCGACACCCATGTGCCCCTCGAGGACGCACTGGTGCATGTGGACGGTCTCAACGCCCCGGTAGCAGCCGGATCCACGGTGGCAGTTGTGGCCATCTCGTGCGCCATCGTCGCGGAAGTGGCGAAGCTGCTCGTGGAGGCGGGGATGAAGCCTTCGACCTTCGTCTCTCCGAACGTGAAGGGCGTCGGCCCCGACCACAACGCGGCTGTCTTCGACGAGTACGCCTCGCGGGTGCGGAGATGACACACGCTTCGGCAAAATAGGTCGCCACAAGTTTGCGCCGCTTTTCAGCGTGCAGACCTTGCCTGGGGCTGTCGGACTCGCCCTTCAGGGCGAGGCGCTTGCAGTGCGCCTGGTTCGGATTTGGCGCGCAGGCTGGCCAAATTCTCGACCCCCCATTTGTGCAAGCACTGGCAACCCCGGTGCCCTCAAGAAAAGAGGCGAAAGCTTGTGGCGTCATACCTAGGCCGGGCGCTCGGATGCCTCACGAACCCAGGCGGGAGTGTCGTTCTGGTCGGGCGATATGGTCGGACACCGGCGCACGCGCGGATGCGCGCGCCAGGACGCGCTTGTACACTTCGAGAGTCTGGCGAGCCATCGCGTCCGCGGTGAGAGAGGCCTCGAAGCGGGTGCGCCCCAGTGCGCCCATTTCCCGCCTTTTCTCGGGGTCGCTGGCGAGGGTGAGCAGTGCTGAGGCCAGGGCCGCATTGTCTCCCGGTGGCACGAGCAGTCCGGTCTCACCGTGGACCACCGCTTCAGGGATGCCCCCGACGGGCGTAGCCACCACGGGCTTCGCCCTGGCCATAGCCTCCAAAATGGCCATTCCAAGCGCCTCCCGGAATGAAGGGAGGGCGAAGATGTCCATCGCTTCCAAGGCGTCGCTGGGGTCGTCGAGGGCACCGGTGAATACGACCCTGTCACTGATGCCGAGGCTGCTGGCAAGGCGCTCGAGCTTCGGCCTCATCGTCCCATCCCCGACTATCAGCAGGCGAGCACCAGGGCACCGTTGGGTGATGCGGGCGAACGCCGATATGAGATGTGACGTGCCTTTCCCGCGCTCAAGGCGCGACACGGTTCCGATGACAACCGCGTCTTGTTGAAAGCCAAGGCGTTCTCGGAGCTGGCGCCCCCGGGAAGACGCGGCGGGCATCGGCGGGGCAACGCCGTTTCGGATCACCGTAAGACGATCCTTTCTGAACCCATACCTCTGTGCCGTTCGCCGCTCCGCCTCGGAGACGCAGATGACCTCCTCTACGATACGGTTAGCGAACAGGCCGCTTATGACGTAGCTTGCCACGTCGGGATACCCGTGGATCGTGAAGACGATCGGCACTTTTGGGGCCGCGAGGTGTGCGGCGACGGCGCATTCCATGCCACCGTGGACGTGAATGAGGCTTGGCCGGAACTCGGTCACAAGCTCTCGGAGAGCTGTGCTATGCGCCCTCAGCTCGCGGCGCGTGCCCAAACCCAGGCTCAGGGGTTGTACGGTGCGGTAAGGCACCCCGAGGTCTCGGAAGAGCCGGAGCGCGTCTCCGTGCGGTGCAATGAGACATGGGACCACCTCGTGATGAAGCGCGCTGACCAGGGTGAGCAGGTGTTTTTCCGTCCCTCCGAGGTTTGCGAACGGAAGCTCATAGAGCACGGCAAGTTTACCCTGTGTTTCGATGATGCCTCCCTCCAAATCGTCCATACCGCAGGCTTGAGTCAAGCGAGGCGCGCCACAGGCAGGCCGCCCCGAAGGGCGAGGTCGACAGCCTCAGGCGAGACCCCCGCGCCGAAAGGTTAGCGCGAACCTTTGGCGATTCACCTAGATTGTACCATGGGATTCGTGCTTGGCAACGTGCAGCATCGGTTAGTGAAGCCGCAGACACTTCGCGCATGCATGTTCCGTCAGGGGGATCTCAAGGTCATTCTTTTGCGTTAAAATAAAGCTGAAAGGGGCTAGCTCACATCCGCGCAGCCGCTCAAGCGCAAGCGCCGCGTGCGCACGTTGCGTCGGGGCGACGCGAGGCGCACGACGCGACGAGGCAGGCAACCAGGTCCGTTCCGTCGACAGGACTTGCGCGTTGGGAAGCAGCGCGAACTCGTGGCGATCTGCTTGGGGAGGTGAAGGCGGGATGATAAGCCGGGCGAAGAAGCTCGAGGCGCTTCAGAACTTCACCATGATGGTTGGAGGCGACCCTGCGTTTGCCTACCTCATGGGATTCTTGACCGGCCAGGTGGACCGAGTTCACTTCGTCCAGGACCCCACGGGCGCGGACATTGCGGTCAGGCTGTCGCAGGGAAGGCTCACGGTTTGGCCCGCCGAGCCGTTTCGCGCAACCGTAGGTGGAGTGATCATGCCGAATCCCATAGCTTTTGTGGCGGCGGCAAGCAGAAGCGACAGACAGATCTGTGTCTCCTTGAATTTCGAGAGACAAGACGAGGCTTCATGGTATCAGGAGGTGCTCGTCCCAGACGTATCGCATGTGAAGGGCCCTTCGGAGGCGGCCGAGGAACAGGCAAAAGCGCTGCGCGCAGAGATGGATCGCGCGCTTGACATATACGCCGAGTGCAAGCGGATGCTCGAGAAAGACGAAGAAGGGCGCAAGAAGGAACTCGATTACTATATGAAGCTTGCCCAGGAGCAGATGAGGCAGCTCAGCAGCAAGCTGGAAGAGGTGAACGCGGAGCTTCGGCGTTTGGCGGCCAAGTGAAGTCCGCTGTTCGGTTGGCAGGTGATGCCGACGCTGCTCACTCAACCACCGCCCCGGCCCTGACGGAGCACCGTCTTCTCCGCGGGGACCTTGGGGATGACGCGGCCCCATCGAGATCCTGCGAAATGCCACCGGTCTTCCATAAGCAGGGACTTGGAAACCTCTCGCGAACTAGTCAGTGGGGGATGCCATGATACCGTGAGACGGAAGGCGGGGGAGGATATCCATGGAGGCAAGCGCGACAGGGTTTATCGATGGGGCCGGTGGGGTCAAGCTGTTTTACCAGTGCTGGCTACCGGGGGCGGGTGAAGGGCGGCCGCGAGCCGCTGTGGTGATCACGCACGGGGGCGCGGAGCACTCGGGACGCTACCAAAACGTGGTGGGCTACCTGGTGCCACAGGGTTATGCTGTCTGGGGGCTCGACAACCGGGGGCATGGAAGGTCCGAGGGTAGACGCGGGCACGTGGACGCGTACGACCAGCTTGTGGATGACCTCTCATTATTCTGCCAGCTTGTGCGAGAGAGAACGCCGAGCGAGGCCAAGGTGTTCCTCTTGGGCCATAGCATCGGAGGGCTTACTGCGCTGTCTTATGCAGTGAAATACGGGGCGCGCGATGGGTCATGCCCGATCGACGGCGTGATCGTCTCCGGACCGTGCCTGGCCCTGTCCATGAAGGTGCCAAGACTCAAAGAGGCCCTCGGGCGGGCGGCGGCATATCTCTTCCCAAGGGTGACGGTGGACGCCGGGATCCCAGCTCAAGCCATATCGCGGGATCCCGACGTGGTAGCAGCATATGTGAGCGACCCGCTGAGATATCCTCGCATCACGTTGCGTTTCTACGTGGAACTGGCGAAGCAGATGAAGAAGACCATGGCGGCCGCACCCTTTGTCAAACTTCCGTGCCTCATCCTTCAAGGGGGCAAAGACGCTTTGGTCTCTCCATACGCCACAAGGCGTTTCTACTCAGCCATGACCTGCCGAGACCGCGAACTGCGGTTTTACCCCGACAGCTTTCACGAGCTCTTTAACGACGTCAATCGCGAAGAGGTGCTGGCGGACGTCGGGAGTTGGCTGGCACGGCACGGCGCCTGACCGCGCCGCGGGTCTCGGCCCGCGACCAGGGCGCGACCAGGGTGCCTGTGTCGGTTACAATAAGCACCGGAGTGATCGCTTGTGGCCGCAATCGGGATGATCCTGGCAGTCCTCTTGTTTCTGCTCGGCCTTGCCGGGACCGCGCTGCCGATCCTGCCTGGAGCCCCGCTGGTTTGGCTCGGGATGCTTGTGTACGGCCTATTCACGGGCTTTGCGAAGCTGACAGCGGGGTTTTACGTGTGGCAGGCAGTCGCGGTCGCCCTGACATTGGTCATCGATTACGCTGCAACAGCGTACGGCGCTCGGCGATACGGAGGATCGTCAGCGGCCATCTACGGCAGCCTCGCGGGGCTCGTGATTGGCCCGCTCATCCTCGGTCCGATCGGTTTCGTCATCGGGCCCTTTGCGGGAGCGCTCATGGGCGAGCTCGCGACAGGAAAGCGGCTGCAAGGCGCGTTTAGGGCAGCTTTTGGGACTCTCGTGGGCATGATCGGCGGCACCCTCCTCAAAGTCGCGGTGGAACTAGTCATGATCGTGTGGTTCTTTGTGGTAGTGCTTAGTGCGTGAGACCGTCGGACCCCTGCCCAGATTGTGCCATTTCGGCCCAGTTGAAGCCGCAGAGCCGTCGATGCGGTTGCGCAAATCGGCAGTGACTTGCGAAGTTCAACAGTCTTGCGGTTCTCGCGACGGGCCAGGCGCGCTGCGCCAGTAGTGCACGAGGAAGACTCCGAAGACGCTCACCATCAAGCCAAGCACGCCCGCTATCGTGACGTTGAGGAGCTTTCTCGGGCCCGAAGGCCTAGTGGGCAAAGTCGCCGGCGCGACGACGCCGACGGCGGCCTGGACTATCGCCCCTGCGTCCTGTCCCTCAAAGTTCTGAAGCTCGGCTGCGAGCTCAATCGACCGCGACTGAGCGCTGTTGAGGGCGCTTTCCAACGCTTCTTCGACGGCCCTTTGTCTCACCAGCTCGGCCTTTAATCTCGAGATGTCTGCCTCGAGCGTGGGTATCGCCTGCCGAGTCGCTTCGAGGCGCGCCTGGATGTCGGCGAGGTCGGCGCGTTTCCGTGAGACTTCTTCCAGCAAGGATATGTACGCAGGATTGACCTGGGTCATTGTATATGCTTCACTTGCAGGCGGTTGCTGGGCGCCGCCCGCGCTGGATGACCAGCCGAGCTGGATCGTGTGGGGAATTGCGGCGAGCTGTTGCTCAAGCACCTTGAGAGCCTCTGTTGCGGCTCGCGCTTCACTGGTGAGTTGGTCAGACTCCCACCGGTAGTTCGCAAGCGCCGCGGTCTTCGCGTTGATCTCTTCTGTGATGAGGTCGCTTCCGCCGGATTCCTGCACGAGCTTCTCGACCTTCTCGACCTCCTCTGAGGCAACCGCCTTTTGGCCTGCCAATGCCTCAGAGATCGCCTGCCTGCGCGAGGTGAGCCGGGAAGCTACGAGTTCAGACAAGTAGTCCTTGTATGACTCGATGACGGCCTTCGCAAGGGCCTGTGCGTTCTCCGGAACGGAGTCCCTTACCGTGACCTCGACCAGCCGGTCTCCCTTTGCGGCATCTCCCACGACCCTGGCCGTGACTCTGTCCGCGAGCGCCGCTGCACTCAAGGAACCGTCCCTCAGTGATCGGGCAGCCCTCTCAAGAACGGCCGGATCCTGCAGAAGCCGCATCTGTGCCTGTGGCGTGCCTCCAAGGATGCCGGCAATGACGGGGTCTTTGAGACTATCCTGCACCTCCTGAGGAAGGCTCACTGTGAACATCACGCTGGACTCATACACCGGGTCCAATACGAACAAGCTTACAAGCCCGGCCGAAATCATGGCGCAGACGGTCACCGCGAGAATGAGCCATTTCCCACGCCATAAGATCTCGATGTACTGTCTCAGGTCTATTTCGTCCAGATACGCGTTATCTTGCTCCATGCCTTGTGCCACACTCGATTTCGCCCGCGCATGAGGCGAGAGCGACGTAGCTGTCTCTCCTTTCTTGCGGAGTCTGGGAATCCGAAGACTGCGGGAGCACTCCCACCCAACCACCAGTTTCGCGCTACGGGGCTGAATTCCTTCCTCCGCAGCGCAACCGTCTGTAATCAGTTCTTGCTCCCGCGCTCACGGATTCTGGGGCGTACGCCTGCCGGGATTCACAGGGCGAGAGCTGTCAGAACGCGACGCGCCCTGTGACCATCACCCTGCTTGCCACGGCGAGCGTATCATCGAAGGCGAGGGCGACGTCCGTCGATACCCGGCCCATCCGGAGCCCGACTCCCGCTGTTGCGCTAGGGCCTCGGCTCGGAGACAAATAGAGGTATCCTGTGCCTGTGAACCCGGGCATGACCTCGAATTGAGCCCCCAAGCCAACGCGCCACGGCGCTGCATATGGGACGACACCCGCCGTTCTCAACAGATCTCCCCCGCCTCCGGATGACTCGAATGAGGCTCTGAGGGCACGGAGTGTGTTAAGTGACGGCCTCATTTCCAGGGACATCGCGAAGCAAGGCGAAACGCCTTCATCTCGGCTCCATGCTTGAGTCGTCCCGTCCGAGGTAATCGAGCCTCGCCACGCCATCACACCCGCCACGCTCATCAACCCGGCCTCTGCAGCGATTTCCCTGGCAGGGTTCGCAGCGACCCTGGCTCTCAGCGCGAGGTCTACAGAGTAGCCGCGCCCACGTGCCAGAAGGGTTGTGCCCTCGGTTGACTGGCTGGAGAGGTGGTCCTCGAGCGACCCATCCAGCAGATGGACCCTTGCCCCCAAGGAGAGACTCCCCACGGGGAGTCCTGCCTCCACGACCCAGGCATTGACCGTCCGGATCTCGCCGGCCCGTTCTTCATCCTCGGACCATCCTAGCGCCAAACCCGTCTCGGTCCTGATGAGTCCCAGTCTCAGCGCGCCGGCACCGGGCACGATGAGGTCTCTCATGCCCCATGCACGACTCACTCCAGCGAGGAACCGGTAGTCGCCAGCGGGCTCTCCACGTATCAGCTCGAGACCGCGAGACCACGATATTCCTTTCGTTCCCTCTGGGACCCAGGCGCCCGCCGAAAGAACAAGCGTTCCGGGGGTGTCGGCCCCTGAGAGCTGACCAGGCCACACGGCCGGACCGGGCCATACGGCCACTGAACCACCGGCCAGTTCCGGCGCGCTGAGGGGTAAATACCACGCGCCCGTCAGGGTTTCCGTGAGCAACTCGCCAGGAACCGGCGCGGTCGCTGCGTGGCACGGTGTGGACCCTAGAGCTAGGATCATCATGAGCACGACGAGCCGTCGCACGCTCTCACTCCTTTCGGCGCCTCCGCTCCTGCGCCCGATACGCTGCCTCCCGGGCGCCTGCACTGCGCTCTCGTCCGTCAGAGCCATGGCCTCGTCATTGACCCCAGACGAACTTGAGCGATAAGCCGACGCTTGCCTCAAACGTCTCTGCTGAGGGCACATGACCTGCGTTCCGCACCTTTTCGACGATCGTCGCGAACTCGAGGGCGCAGTGGGGAGCGCCAGGGACAGCGCAGAGGGCCGAGCCCAACTGGCCCGTGGCCCACACTCCAAGGCTGGCGCGGGTCTCGACAGTGCCTGCGAGGAACTCGCGGCTTACGCCCTCCGAGGGGCTCCATGCGTGTCCGACGATGCCTTCACCGTGGCGCTCGTATCCGAGCCTGCCCGTCACCTCAACGTCTCGGCACGGCCCGAACCCGATGGTGTCATCTAGGTCGACTCTACGACTCACGAAGAGATAAAGAGCGTCCGCATCCGGGCCGAGCGGGTGCCCGATAAGCTTGCCGTCTGCGACTACGTAGGTGTTCTCCGGGTTCTTGTGGGAATACACATAGTTGTTGATCCTCACATATTCCACGGCCACACGGCACGGGTTGGTCTGACGAGGCACGTCCACCTGAATGCCTGCAAGTCCGCCGACCATGTACGGGACCCGGCCCCGCGCGCTTGGCGCCCACGGGAAGTCGTCCGCCATGAACTCTCCGTATAGCTTGACACCACGAGTCACGTCAAGACTCGCGTCGAGCGCCGCTAGGACGTTTGACCACCAGTCCTGGGTCCTCTCATCCTGCATGCTCAGGTGTTGGGCCAAGAAGTACGGGCATCCAGGAATGAGGTGGTAGGGCTGAAGGTGAAAGCCCGAAGAAACGGAGCAGGCTTCCGATATACCCACCTCGGCGCTGCTGCCAAGACGTCCCACGATGCGGTGTGCGAAGAGCCATTTGCCTTCCGACGCGTCTCGCGCCGCGGCGAGTTGCTCATAGAGAAGGCGACCGTCTGAGACCGATAAGGATACCCCATCGAGCGGGGTTGAGCCGGAGAGAAGCAACGACCCCGAGACCCCTGGGCCCCATTTCCAGGTCTGACGTCCTATTGTGATGGTGCTGCCAGGCAGCCACCTGTCTAGCGCCCCCGCAATGGTGGCGCTTACCTTGTCAAGCGAAAGATGCAGTTCATGGGCGGTGGAATCCCATTCCGCCCCAACATCGAGCGAACACGATTGAAAGAGAGCTGGCAGGGTCGCAGCGGCGCACGCCTCC is a genomic window of Bacillota bacterium containing:
- a CDS encoding SIS domain-containing protein, translated to MGAITYFRRIEEIMDEIRVSELRNIQKAAELMAGSIRSGHLVHLFGSGHSVIPVMDVFPRYGSFVGFHPLLDPRLMWCNVVGPGGARELLWLERQEGYVATFLQSFELRPQDTMCVFSHGGLNAAPVEAALYARERGLPVVAVVSGDNHRKAKPTHSSGKKLGDVADVMIDTHVPLEDALVHVDGLNAPVAAGSTVAVVAISCAIVAEVAKLLVEAGMKPSTFVSPNVKGVGPDHNAAVFDEYASRVRR
- a CDS encoding glycosyltransferase, which gives rise to MDDLEGGIIETQGKLAVLYELPFANLGGTEKHLLTLVSALHHEVVPCLIAPHGDALRLFRDLGVPYRTVQPLSLGLGTRRELRAHSTALRELVTEFRPSLIHVHGGMECAVAAHLAAPKVPIVFTIHGYPDVASYVISGLFANRIVEEVICVSEAERRTAQRYGFRKDRLTVIRNGVAPPMPAASSRGRQLRERLGFQQDAVVIGTVSRLERGKGTSHLISAFARITQRCPGARLLIVGDGTMRPKLERLASSLGISDRVVFTGALDDPSDALEAMDIFALPSFREALGMAILEAMARAKPVVATPVGGIPEAVVHGETGLLVPPGDNAALASALLTLASDPEKRREMGALGRTRFEASLTADAMARQTLEVYKRVLARASARAPVSDHIARPERHSRLGS
- a CDS encoding alpha/beta hydrolase, producing the protein MEASATGFIDGAGGVKLFYQCWLPGAGEGRPRAAVVITHGGAEHSGRYQNVVGYLVPQGYAVWGLDNRGHGRSEGRRGHVDAYDQLVDDLSLFCQLVRERTPSEAKVFLLGHSIGGLTALSYAVKYGARDGSCPIDGVIVSGPCLALSMKVPRLKEALGRAAAYLFPRVTVDAGIPAQAISRDPDVVAAYVSDPLRYPRITLRFYVELAKQMKKTMAAAPFVKLPCLILQGGKDALVSPYATRRFYSAMTCRDRELRFYPDSFHELFNDVNREEVLADVGSWLARHGA
- a CDS encoding DUF456 domain-containing protein, with the protein product MAAIGMILAVLLFLLGLAGTALPILPGAPLVWLGMLVYGLFTGFAKLTAGFYVWQAVAVALTLVIDYAATAYGARRYGGSSAAIYGSLAGLVIGPLILGPIGFVIGPFAGALMGELATGKRLQGAFRAAFGTLVGMIGGTLLKVAVELVMIVWFFVVVLSA
- a CDS encoding capsule assembly Wzi family protein — encoded protein: MFSLEACAAATLPALFQSCSLDVGAEWDSTAHELHLSLDKVSATIAGALDRWLPGSTITIGRQTWKWGPGVSGSLLLSGSTPLDGVSLSVSDGRLLYEQLAAARDASEGKWLFAHRIVGRLGSSAEVGISEACSVSSGFHLQPYHLIPGCPYFLAQHLSMQDERTQDWWSNVLAALDASLDVTRGVKLYGEFMADDFPWAPSARGRVPYMVGGLAGIQVDVPRQTNPCRVAVEYVRINNYVYSHKNPENTYVVADGKLIGHPLGPDADALYLFVSRRVDLDDTIGFGPCRDVEVTGRLGYERHGEGIVGHAWSPSEGVSREFLAGTVETRASLGVWATGQLGSALCAVPGAPHCALEFATIVEKVRNAGHVPSAETFEASVGLSLKFVWGQ